The Fervidibacillus albus genome contains a region encoding:
- the cspD gene encoding cold-shock protein CspD: protein MQNGKVKWFNNEKGYGFIEVEGGDDVFVHYTAIQGDGYKTLEEGQSVSFEIVEGNRGPQAANVVKL from the coding sequence ATGCAAAACGGTAAAGTAAAATGGTTTAACAATGAAAAGGGTTATGGGTTTATTGAAGTAGAAGGCGGAGACGACGTATTCGTTCATTATACCGCCATTCAAGGAGATGGATACAAAACATTGGAAGAAGGTCAATCCGTTTCCTTTGAAATCGTTGAAGGAAATCGCGGACCTCAAGCAGCCAATGTTGTGAAACTGTAA
- a CDS encoding zinc-finger domain-containing protein — MRKRKIRRKLLDKIDQTLQTYCHDCLLYQHFKNEKGRPYAHQFCIHSCTVGDQLQAYGRQLNE, encoded by the coding sequence ATGCGAAAACGAAAAATCCGTCGGAAACTGTTGGACAAAATTGATCAAACATTGCAAACGTATTGTCATGACTGTCTTTTATATCAACATTTTAAGAACGAAAAGGGAAGGCCGTATGCGCACCAATTTTGTATCCATTCGTGTACGGTTGGGGATCAATTACAAGCATATGGGAGACAGTTAAACGAATAA
- a CDS encoding DUF6123 family protein, producing MSNSVGEYIQYLQGKGFPFEEDAIGFIYFGMRLTESPEAVVIAAIEITLKAQKRFDGSFYVSLLEGMKEEKVGNRKEAYRFAKRKRLLP from the coding sequence ATGTCAAATTCTGTAGGTGAATATATTCAATATTTGCAAGGAAAAGGTTTTCCTTTTGAAGAGGATGCAATCGGATTTATTTATTTTGGGATGCGACTGACCGAATCACCCGAGGCGGTCGTTATAGCTGCGATCGAAATCACGTTAAAAGCGCAAAAACGATTTGACGGTAGTTTTTATGTATCGTTGCTGGAAGGAATGAAGGAGGAGAAGGTCGGAAATCGAAAGGAAGCGTATCGATTTGCCAAAAGAAAACGATTATTGCCTTAA
- a CDS encoding 5'-3' exonuclease, with the protein MTNETLLLIDGFNLLSRGYFATAYGKSEEQLPKNKDGLYINGLRVFFQKLVNLIDKHHVTHIAIAWDVKRNETIRSQKYEFYKASRGDLPDPLIQQYETSKLILEQIGVNQISVSSYEADDIIGTLSKKWCEQKGGACLIYSNDRDLFQLLTEKTTQIIAQKGKDVLYTIETFIQDYSIHPNQWVDVKALLGDKSDNIPGCPGVGEKSALPLIQHYGSIENIYIKIDDLDPKFNRIKKKLLTGKETVSISKELSEIFCSISELDDVSFDEMEWQHPKQQMGKVFDHFGLKIKI; encoded by the coding sequence ATGACCAACGAAACATTATTATTAATTGATGGATTTAACTTATTAAGTCGAGGATATTTTGCTACGGCCTACGGAAAATCGGAAGAACAATTGCCGAAAAATAAAGACGGGTTGTATATCAACGGATTGCGTGTCTTTTTTCAAAAGTTAGTAAATTTAATCGATAAACATCATGTAACCCATATTGCGATTGCTTGGGATGTGAAGCGAAACGAAACGATTCGAAGTCAAAAATATGAGTTTTATAAAGCTTCCCGGGGAGATTTGCCCGATCCGCTCATTCAACAATATGAGACTAGTAAATTGATTTTGGAGCAAATTGGAGTGAACCAAATTAGCGTATCATCATATGAAGCGGATGATATCATCGGTACGCTTAGTAAAAAATGGTGTGAACAAAAAGGTGGGGCTTGTCTCATATATAGTAACGACCGAGATCTATTTCAATTGTTAACGGAAAAAACGACTCAAATTATCGCTCAGAAGGGAAAAGACGTCCTTTATACGATTGAAACATTTATCCAAGACTATTCCATTCATCCAAACCAATGGGTTGATGTAAAAGCATTGTTAGGAGATAAAAGTGATAATATACCCGGTTGTCCAGGTGTCGGAGAAAAATCCGCTCTACCGCTCATACAACATTATGGTTCTATTGAAAATATTTATATAAAAATCGATGACTTGGATCCAAAATTTAACCGCATAAAGAAAAAATTATTGACTGGGAAGGAAACGGTTTCCATTAGTAAAGAACTTTCAGAAATCTTTTGTTCTATTTCTGAACTCGATGATGTTTCCTTCGATGAAATGGAATGGCAACATCCGAAACAACAGATGGGAAAAGTTTTCGATCATTTCGGATTAAAAATAAAAATTTAA
- a CDS encoding chemotaxis protein CheX, with amino-acid sequence MTKQVSNLITHVLNGTIQSVKKVVPVPINVTRPTLFTEPFIQDSIGVLIGLTGDVLGRVMIVGDEKIFMGISEKMYGMQLTGDMLESFSGELGNMIVGNLITNLGENRLTIDITPPTVFIGETKISGFDKALKLPISIEQMGELDIFLILENS; translated from the coding sequence ATGACGAAGCAAGTGAGCAATTTAATCACCCATGTATTGAACGGCACGATTCAGTCTGTAAAAAAGGTCGTTCCCGTTCCGATAAATGTTACCCGTCCGACATTATTTACCGAACCTTTTATACAAGATTCGATCGGTGTGCTCATTGGACTGACCGGCGATGTATTAGGTAGGGTGATGATCGTTGGGGATGAGAAAATTTTTATGGGGATTAGCGAGAAAATGTACGGGATGCAACTGACTGGTGATATGTTGGAATCCTTTTCCGGAGAACTCGGTAATATGATCGTCGGAAATTTAATTACGAATTTAGGAGAAAACCGTTTAACAATCGATATTACTCCACCGACCGTTTTTATCGGAGAAACGAAAATATCCGGTTTTGACAAAGCATTAAAACTTCCTATTTCCATCGAGCAAATGGGAGAATTGGATATTTTCTTAATCTTAGAAAACTCTTAA